A window from Capra hircus breed San Clemente unplaced genomic scaffold, ASM170441v1, whole genome shotgun sequence encodes these proteins:
- the LOC108634749 gene encoding LOW QUALITY PROTEIN: ubiquitin carboxyl-terminal hydrolase 17-like protein 6 (The sequence of the model RefSeq protein was modified relative to this genomic sequence to represent the inferred CDS: inserted 1 base in 1 codon), with product MAPNHLHPEPFGPGGQPEGEVVGPAPAGADALRGPSVPEGPSPAVGRPQRGDLAPGSAGLAPGQKVALSWRXPWGVGAGLQNLGNTCYVNAALQCLSHTPPLASWLVSRQHATLCPAGSSCTLCAMRAHVTRALLHAGEVIRPRKDLLAGFHRHQQEDAHEFLMFTLNGMQQGCLSASQPSGHASEDTSVVRQIFGGTWRSRIQCLHCLGVSDTFDPHLDVSLDITAAQSVEQALRELVKPEKLEAENAYDCGVCLRKVPATKRLTLHSTSQVLVLVLKRFTQLSGAKRAQEVRYPQRLDVQPYTSEGKAGPLGYVLYAVLVHSGWSCERGHYFCYVRAGNGQWYKMDDAKVTACDETAALSQSAYVLFYAREGAWEGGAGGGAAAPLGADPADPGQPAGDASGRAPGSQESPGDTEAEGMSLEQWRRLQEHNRPKPALELRKIQAALPAGAVVIHRSRPGGGRNRPPPAQEHHRLDRPSTDTPPPGPTDVGHGPCASGRARATKGRNKKPRPSLGLWR from the exons ATGGCCCCGAATCATTTGCATCCGGAGCCCTTTGGTCCAGGGGGCCAG CCGGAGGGCGAGGTTGTCGGGCCAGCGCCGGCTGGTGCGGATGCCCTTCGGGGACCCTCTGTCCCTGAGGGGCCGTCGCCGGCAGTCGGGCGCCCCCAGCGGGGTGACTTGGCTCCTGGGTCAGCGGGGCTGGCGCCTGGCCAGAAAGTCGCCCTGAGTTGGA GGCCGTGGGGGGTGGGCGCTGGGCTTCAGAATCTGGGGAACACCTGCTACGTGAACGCGGCGCTGCAGTGTCTGAGCCACACGCCGCCCCTGGCCAGCTGGCTGGTGTCCCGGCAGCACGCCACCCTCTGTCCGGCCGGCAGCTCCTGCACGCTCTGTGCCATGCGAGCTCACGTGACCCGAGCCCTCCTTCACGCGGGAGAGGTGATCCGGCCCCGCAAGGACCTGCTGGCGGGCTTCCACAGACACCAGCAGGAAGATGCCCACGAGTTTCTGATGTTCACTCTGAATGGCATGCAGCAAGGGTGCCTGAGTGCATCCCAGCCGTCGGGCCACGCCTCCGAGGACACCAGCGTCGTCCGTCAGATCTTCGGCGGGACGTGGAGGTCTCGGATCCAGTGTCTCCACTGCCTCGGTGTCTCGGACACGTTCGACCCTCATCTGGACGTCAGCCTGGATATCACGGCGGCTCAGAGTgtggagcaagctctgagagagctgGTCAAGCCCGAGAAGCTGGAGGCGGAAAATGCCTATGACTGTGGCGTTTGTCTCCGGAAGGTGCCTGCCACCAAGAGGTTGACTTTGCACAGCACGTCCCAGGTCCTGGTGCTGGTGCTGAAGCGGTTCACACAGCTGAGCGGGGCCAAAAGGGCTCAGGAGGTGCGCTATCCCCAGCGCCTGGACGTGCAGCCCTACACGTctgaggggaaggcagggccaCTGGGCTACGTGCTCTATGCCGTGCTGGTGCACTCCGGGTGGAGCTGTGAGCGAGGACACTACTTTTGTTACGTCCGAGCCGGCAACGGCCAATGGTATAAGATGGACGATGCCAAGGTGACCGCCTGTGACGAGACTGCTGCCCTGAGCCAGAGCGCCTACGTCCTGTTCTACGCCCGGGAGGGTGCGTGGGAAGGgggcgctgggggaggggcagcggccCCCCTCGGGGCTGACCCCGCAGACCCCGGGCAGCCTGCAGGAGACGCCAGCGGCAGAGCTCCTGGGTCGCAGGAGTCCCCGGGGGACACAGAGGCCGAAGGGATGAGCTTAGAGCAGTGGAGACGCCTGCAAGAACACAACCGACCGAAGCCGGCCTTGGAGCTGCGCAagatccaggctgccctgcctgccgGCGCAGTCGTGATTCACCGGTCCAGACCCGGAGGAGGGAGAAACCGCCCGCCGCCCGCACAGGAGCACCACCGGCTCGACCGGCCCAGCACGGACACCCCGCCTCCGGGGCCGACGGACGTCGGCCACGGCCCTTGTGCCAGCGGGAGGGCCAGAGCGACCAAGGGGAGGAACAAGAAGCCgcggccatctctggggctgtggcGGTAG